A window of the Halichoerus grypus chromosome 2, mHalGry1.hap1.1, whole genome shotgun sequence genome harbors these coding sequences:
- the DELE1 gene encoding death ligand signal enhancer isoform X4 gives MSTRVSPNTFWDAISWGTLAVLAVQLARQVHFQSSLPAGPRQAGHCSWRCPLDRFLSSPLWHPQQSSLRRHILPSPDGPAPRHTGPREPGLGQKEASTQPKNLSSHSSLRASGLQGPSEEDPSDLGFLPTSGSFQSRAKPAQPQPAGEKQEQDKSKTLSLEEAVTSIQQLFQLTVSIAFNFLGTENMRNGNYAAAFSYFQKAADHGYSKAQYNVGLCHEHGRGTPRDLGKAALFYQLAASQGHSLAQYRYARCLLQDPASAGGPKQQRAVSMLKQAADSGLREAQAFLGVLFTKEPHLDEQRAVKYFWLAANNGDSQSRYHLGICYEKGLGVQRNLGEAVRCYQQSAALGNEPAQERLRNLFSVEAIGKALGPSDLAVRGLKSFSSPSLHSLNTLLAGASHLPHASSTGNLGLLYRSGHLRASPGTPSRALPPHNYPLERSLVRLGFG, from the exons GGCACTCTGGCCGTGTTGGCCGTGCAGCTGGCAAGGCAGGTCCATTTCCAGTCGTCCCTGCCAGCAGGACCTCGGCAAGCGGGCCACTGCTCTTGGCGCTGTCCCCTGGATCGTTTCCTCTCATCTCCCTTGTGGCATCCGCAACAGTCCT CACTTCGGAGACacatcctccccagccctgatGGCCCAGCTCCCAGGCATACTGGTCCCAGGGAACCTGGGCTGGGCCAGAAAGAAGCCTCCACTCAGCCCAAGAATCTCTCTTCACACAGCTCTTTGAGGGCATCCGGTCTTCAGGGTCCGTCTGAGGAAG ATCCCAGTGATCTGGGCTTCCTGCCCACCAGTGGTAGCTTCCAATCCAGGGCAAAGCCAGCCCAGCCTCAGCCCGCTGGAGAAAAGCAG GAACAAGATAAATCAAAAACGCTTTCCCTCGAGGAGGCCGTGACTTCCATTCAGCAGCTCTTCCAGCTCACCGTTTCCATTGCTTTCAACTTCCTGG GAACAGAGAACATGAGGAATGGGAACTACGCAGCAGCCTTTTCTTACTTCCAGAAAGCAGCAGACCATGGCTACAGCAAAGCACAGTACAACGTGGGCTTGTGTCATGAGCATGGCAGAGGCACCCCCAGGGACCTTGGCAAG GCAGCCCTTTTCTACCAGCTGGCTGCCAGCCAGGGCCACAGCCTGGCTCAGTACCGCTATGCCAGGTGTCTGCTGCAGGACCCGGCCTCCGCGGGGGGCCCTAAGCAGCAGAGGGCAGTGTCCATGCTGAAGCAGGCTGCAGACTCGGGCTTGAGAGAG GCTCAAGCTTTCCTTGGGGTGCTTTTCACCAAGGAGCCACACTTGGATGAGCAGAGAGCTGTGAAATACTTTTGGCTTGCAGCCAACAATGGG GACTCCCAGAGCAGGTACCACTTGGGAATTTGCTATGAGAAGGGCCTTGGTGTGCAGAGGAACCTGGGAGAGGCTGTGCGATGTTACCAGCAGTCAGCGGCTCTAGGCAATGAACCTGCCCAGGAGAGGTTGCGGAACCTCTTTTCTGTGGAGGCGATAGGGAAAG CCCTGGGCCCCAGCGACCTGGCAGTTAGAGGATTGAAGTCCTTCTCCAGTCCCTCCCTCCACAGCCTCAACACTTTGCTGGCAGGagcctcccacctcccacacGCCTCGAGCACAGGGAACCTTGGCCTCCTCTATAGAAGTGGGCATCTCAGAGCCAGCCCGGGAACCCCCAGCAGGGCTCTCCCCCCGCACAACTACCCCTTGGAAAGGAGTCTCGTCAGACTGGGTTTTGGCTAA
- the PCDH12 gene encoding protocadherin-12 — MMRLLPLLLGLLGSGGYLFLPGHGQEVATLTVKYQVAEEVPSGTVIGKLSRELGWEERRGQTKAAFQVLQLSQALPIQVDPEDGLLSTGRRLDREQLCRQQDPCLVSFDVLATGDLALIHVEIQVLDINDHEPQFPKGEQGLEISESASLRTRIPLDRALDPDTGPNTLHSYTLSPSEHFALDVIVGPDETKHAELVVVKELDREIHSFFDLVLTAYDSGKPPKSGTSLVKVNVLDSNDNSPVFAESSLALEIQEDAAPGTLLINLTATDPDQGPNGEVEFFLSKHVSPEVLDTFSINAKTGQVILRQPLDYEKNPAYEVDVQARDLGPNPIPAHCKVLIKVLDVNDNAPSIHITWASQPSLVSEALPKDSFIALVMADDLDSGNNGLVHCWLSQELGHFRLKRTNGNTYMLLTNTTLDREQWPKYTLTLLAQDQGLQPLSAKKQLSIQISDANDNAPVFERSRYEVSTRENNLPSLHLITIKAQDADLGINGKISYRIQDSPVSHLVAIDSDTGDVTAQRSLDYEQMASFEFRVIAEDKGQPQLASSVSVWVSLLDVNDNAPEVIHPILSDGKASLSVLVNASTGHLLVPIETPNGLVPAGADTPPLTTHSSRPFLLATIVARDADSGANGELLYSIGRGNEAHLFVLSPHLGQLFINITNASSLIGSEWELEIVVEDRGSPSLQTQALLRVLFVTSVDHLRDWAREPGTLSTSVLTVICLVVLLAIFGLILALIMSICRTEKKDNRAYNCREAESTYRHQPKRPQKHIQKADIHLVPVLRGQVEEPGEVGQPPKEAGKEGMMEAGWDPCLQAPFHLTPTLYRTLRNQGNQGAQAESREVLQDTVNLLFNHPRQRNASRENLNLPESQPVMGQPRSRPPKVMGGTTGRLPGDSGSEEAPLSPPASSATLRRQPNLNGKVTPEKESGPRQILRSLVRLSVAAFAERNPVEELTMDSPPVQQISQLLSLLHQGQFQPKPNHRGNKYLAKPSGGRSAIPDPDGPGARAGGQAEPDQEEGCLDPEEDLSVKQLLEEELSSLLDPHTGLALDRLSAPDPAWMARLSLPLTTNYRDNVFAADAPAVEEPRTFQTFGKAPGPELSLTGTRLASTFLSEMSSLLEMLLEQRSGVPVEAASEVLRRLSVCGRTLSLDLATSGASGTEGQGGPGAAKGAEGRTGGGGSSRGLWIQGPGALGDVREPRP, encoded by the exons ATGATGCGACTTCTGCCACTTCTGCTGGGGCTTTTGGGGTCAGGTGGCTACTTGTTCCTTCCAGGGCATGGTCAGGAAGTGGCCACTCTCACTGTGAAATACCAAGTGGCAGAAGAGGTGCCGTCCGGCACAGTGATAGGGAAGCTGTCCCGGGAactgggctgggaggagaggcgcgggcaGACGAAGGCGGCCTTCCAGGTCCTGCAGCTGTCTCAGGCACTCCCCATCCAGGTGGATCCTGAGGATGGCCTGCTTAGCACAGGGAGGCGGCTGGACCGAGAGCAGCTTTGCCGGCAACAGGATCCCTGCCTGGTTTCCTTTGACGTGCTTGCCACGGGGGACTTGGCTCTAATCCATGTGGAGATCCAGGTGCTGGACATCAATGACCATGAGCCACAGTTCCCCAAAGGTGAGCAGGGGCTGGAAATCTCTGAGAGTGCCTCTCTGCGCACCCGGATCCCCCTGGACAGAGCCCTGGACCCAGACACGGGCCCCAACACCCTGCACTCGTACACGCTGTCTCCCAGCGAGCACTTCGCCCTGGATGTCATCGTGGGGCCCGATGAGACCAAACATGCAGAACTTGTGGTGGTGAAGGAGCTAGACAGGGAAATCCACTCATTTTTTGATCTGGTGCTAACTGCCTATGACAGTGGGAAACCCCCCAAGTCGGGCACCAGCTTGGTCAAGGTCAATGTCCTGGACTCCAATGACAATAGCCCTGTGTTTGCTGAGAGCTCCCTGGCACTAGAAATCCAAGAAGATGCTGCCCCTGGTACTCTCCTCATAAACTTGACTGCCACGGACCCTGACCAAGGTCCCAATGGGGAGGTGGAATTCTTCCTCAGTAAGCATGTGTCTCCAGAGGTTCTGGACACATTCAGTATCAATGCGAAGACGGGCCAGGTGATTTTGCGTCAACCCCTAGACTACGAAAAGAATCCTGCCTATGAGGTGGACGTCCAGGCAAGGGACCTAGGTCCCAATCCCATTCCAGCCCACTGCAAAGTACTCATCAAGGTTCTGGACGTCAATGACAATGCCCCAAGCATCCACATCACATGGGCCTCCCAGCCATCACTGGTGTCAGAAGCTCTTCCAAAGGACAGTTTCATTGCTCTCGTCATGGCAGATGACTTGGACTCAGGAAACAACGGTCTGGTCCACTGCTGGCTGAGCCAAGAACTGGGCCACTTCAGGCTGAAAAGGACCAACGGCAATACATACATGCTGCTAACCAACACCACACTGGACAGAGAACAGTGGCCCAAATATACCCTCACTCTGCTGGCTCAAGACCAAGGACTCCAGCCATTATCGGCCAAGAAACAGCTCAGCATTCAGATCAGTGATGCCAACGACAACGCACCTGTGTTTGAGAGGAGCAGGTATGAGGTCTCTACGCGGGAGAACAACCTACCTTCTCTTCACCTCATTACCATCAAGGCTCAGGATGCAGACTTGGGCATAAATGGAAAAATCTCATACCGTATCCAGGACTCCCCAGTTTCTCACTTGGTAGCTATTGACTCAGACACAGGCGATGTCACTGCTCAGAGGTCACTAGACTATGAACAGATGGCCAGTTTTGAGTTCCGCGTGATCGCAGAGGACAAGGGCCAGCCCCAGCTTGCATCCAGCGTCTCTGTGTGGGTCAGCCTCTTGGATGTCAACGATAATGCCCCAGAGGTGATTCATCCTATACTCAGTGATGGAAAAGCCAGCCTCTCAGTGCTCGTAAATGCCTCCACCGGCCACCTTCTGGTACCCATCGAAACTCCTAATGGCTTGGTTCCAGCGGGTGCCGACACACCACCACTGACAACCCACAGTTCCCGGCCATTCCTTTTGGCCACCATTGTAGCAAGAGACGCAGACTCAGGGGCCAATGGAGAGCTCCTCTACAGCATTGGGCGCGGGAATGAAGCCCATCTCTTTGTCCTCAGCCCCCACCTGGGGCAGTTGTTCATCAACATCACCAATGCCAGCAGCCTCATTGGGAGTGAGTGGGAGCTGGAGATAGTGGTAGAAGACCGTGGCAGCCCCTCCTTGCAGACCCAAGCCCTGTTGAGGGTCTTGTTTGTCACCAGTGTGGATCACTTGAGGGACTGGGCCCGGGAGCCTGGGACCCTGAGCACATCGGTGCTGACAGTGATTTGCCTGGTCGTACTGCTGGCCATCTTTGGGTTGATCTTGGCTCTGATCATGTCCATCTGCAGGACAGAGAAGAAGGACAACAGGGCCTACAACTGTCGGGAGGCTGAATCTACCTACCGCCACCAGCCCAAAAGGCCCCAGAAACACATTCAGAAGGCAGATATCCACCTTGTGCCTGTGCTCAGGGGCCAGGTGGAGGAGCCTGGCGAAGTCGGGCAGCCCCCCAAGGAAGCAGGCAAGGAAGGGATGATGGAAGCAGGCTGGGACCCGTGCCTGCAGGCCCCCTTTCACCTCACGCCAACGCTGTATAGAACCCTGCGTAACCAAGGCAACCAGGGAGCACAGGCTGAGAGCCGAGAGGTGCTGCAAGACACTGTCAACCTCCTTTTCAACCATCCCAGGCAGAGGAACGCCTCCCGGGAGAACCTGAACCTTCCTGAGTCCCAGCCTGTGATGGGCCAGCCACGCTCAAGGCCCCCGAAGGTTATGGGCGGCACCACAGGGAGGCTGCCAGGAGACTCGGGCAGCGAGGAGGCCCCACTGAGCCCACCGGCCTCCTCTGCAACCCTGAGGCGGCAGCCGAACCTCAACGGCAAAGTGACCCCTGAGAAAGAGTCAGGTCCCCGTCAGATCCTGCGGAGCCTGGTCCGgctatctgtggctgcttttgcgGAGCGGAACCCTGTCGAGGAGCTCACGATGGACTCTCCTCCTGTTCAG CAAATCTCCCAGCTGCTGTCCTTGCTGCATCAGGGCCAATTCCAGCCCAAACCAAACCACCGGGGAAATAAGTACTTGGCCAAGCCCAGCGGCGGCAG GAGCGCAATCCCAGACCCAGATGGCCCAGGTGCCAGGGCTGGTGGCCAGGCAGAACCAGACCAGGAGGAAGGGTGCTTGGATCCTGAAGAGGACCTGTCCGTGAAGCAGCTGCTAGAAGAAGAGCTGTCAAGCCTGTTGGACCCACACACAG GCCTGGCCCTGGACCGGCTGAGCGCCCCCGACCCGGCCTGGATGGCgaggctctctctgcccctcaccaccaaCTACCGCGACAACGTGTTCGCCGCAGACGCTCCGGCCGTAGAGGAGCCCAGGACCTTCCAGACGTTCGGCAAGGCGCCCGGGCCTGAGCTGAGCCTGACGGGCACGCGGCTGGCCAGCACGTTCCTCTCGGAGATGAGCTCGCTGTTGGAAATGCTGCTGGAGCAGCGCTCCGGCGTGCCGGTGGAGGCGGCCTCCGAAGTGCTGCGGCGGCTGTCGGTGTGCGGGAGGACCCTCAGTCTGGACCTGGCCACCAGCGGGGCCTCGGGCACGGAAGGACAGGGGGGCCCGGGGGCAGCGAAGGGGGCCGAGGGCAGGactggcggcggcggcagcagcagggGCCTGTGGATCCAGGGACCAGGGGCCCTGGGAGACGTCAGGGAGCCCAGGCCCTGA